From a region of the Terriglobales bacterium genome:
- a CDS encoding DoxX family protein, with protein MRFLDRLQPLGLLVMRLALGAIMIAYGAQKALGGMSAFVSIVKGFGFPWWMAYVAVVAELGGGTLLVLGLLTRVAALALFVEMCVAIAKVTWPHGLRGPLGYGFPLACAALAFALIFFGGGPIALDAVMRGGGGPSKSK; from the coding sequence TTGCGATTCCTGGACCGCCTGCAGCCGCTGGGCTTGCTGGTGATGCGCCTGGCCCTGGGCGCCATCATGATCGCCTACGGGGCGCAGAAGGCGCTCGGCGGGATGTCGGCATTTGTGAGCATCGTCAAGGGCTTCGGCTTCCCCTGGTGGATGGCTTACGTGGCGGTGGTGGCGGAACTGGGCGGCGGTACGCTGCTGGTGCTGGGGCTCCTGACGCGCGTGGCTGCCCTCGCCCTGTTCGTCGAGATGTGCGTGGCCATCGCCAAGGTCACCTGGCCGCATGGATTGAGAGGACCGCTAGGTTACGGATTTCCCCTGGCGTGCGCCGCCCTGGCGTTCGCACTCATCTTCTTCGGCGGAGGACCAATCGCGCTGGACGCGGTGATGCGCGGCGGCGGCGGGCCGTCCAAGTCCAAATAG
- a CDS encoding FAD-dependent oxidoreductase has protein sequence MKTVFVVGAGPAGLFAAQKIAQAGHTVVVFNRDIKPGGLAEYGIYPVKDKMKFGLRKQFAKIFALPNVYYFGGVKVGTECPLKIEDLRQFNPSAMLFSVGAQGTKSLGLPGENAKGVYSAKDFVYFYNQLPPFASQDFSTGKRIAIVGMGNVMVDIARWVMQDDPNRVTEEVIVVARRGPFEAKFDEKEIAHLEEHLDQDEFRAEVERIKDKLAAVGQDPSKIADENFPFLKKPAYVRKKPGIRFRFLCSPKEIHAGPDGRINRLTVTENLLVAKGSGTAAKATEQTTDLDVDTMIFAIGDAHDPKVGLPMGPEGYATRPPAEPGKPVYQVYDPATGKDLEGVYVGGWARRASEGLVGIARHDGEVAAAEVLQYLEKASEQAATSPADIQRNLERRGLRPVNKADLELLDAAADREAKARGLGFFKFSDNETMLKVIAGEKAKKNELVSAD, from the coding sequence GTGAAGACTGTTTTCGTCGTGGGGGCCGGCCCGGCCGGGCTCTTCGCCGCTCAAAAGATCGCTCAGGCGGGACACACCGTGGTGGTGTTCAACCGGGACATCAAGCCCGGCGGGCTCGCCGAATACGGCATTTATCCCGTCAAGGACAAGATGAAGTTCGGGCTGCGCAAGCAGTTCGCCAAGATCTTCGCCCTGCCCAACGTGTACTACTTCGGGGGAGTGAAAGTCGGCACCGAGTGCCCGCTGAAGATCGAAGACCTGCGCCAGTTCAATCCCTCGGCCATGCTGTTCAGCGTGGGCGCCCAGGGCACCAAGAGCCTGGGCCTGCCCGGCGAGAATGCCAAGGGCGTTTATTCCGCCAAGGACTTTGTGTACTTCTACAACCAGCTGCCGCCCTTCGCCTCGCAGGACTTTTCCACCGGCAAGCGCATCGCCATCGTGGGCATGGGCAACGTCATGGTGGACATCGCCCGCTGGGTCATGCAGGACGATCCCAACCGCGTGACCGAAGAGGTCATCGTGGTCGCCCGCCGCGGCCCCTTCGAGGCCAAGTTCGACGAGAAGGAGATCGCCCACCTCGAAGAGCACCTCGACCAGGACGAGTTCCGCGCCGAGGTCGAGCGCATCAAGGACAAGCTGGCCGCGGTCGGCCAGGACCCCTCCAAGATCGCCGACGAGAATTTCCCCTTCCTCAAGAAGCCGGCCTACGTGCGCAAGAAGCCGGGCATCCGCTTCCGCTTCCTGTGCTCGCCCAAGGAGATCCACGCCGGCCCCGACGGCCGCATCAACCGTCTGACCGTTACCGAGAACCTCCTGGTGGCCAAGGGCAGCGGCACCGCCGCCAAGGCCACCGAGCAGACCACCGACCTCGATGTGGACACCATGATCTTCGCCATCGGCGACGCTCACGATCCCAAGGTCGGCCTGCCCATGGGGCCGGAAGGCTACGCCACCCGTCCTCCGGCCGAGCCCGGCAAGCCCGTGTACCAGGTCTATGACCCGGCCACCGGCAAGGACTTGGAAGGCGTGTACGTCGGCGGATGGGCCCGCCGGGCCAGCGAAGGCCTGGTCGGCATCGCCCGTCACGACGGCGAAGTCGCCGCCGCCGAGGTCCTCCAGTATCTCGAGAAGGCCTCGGAACAGGCGGCCACGAGTCCGGCCGACATTCAGCGCAACCTGGAGCGGCGCGGACTGCGCCCGGTGAACAAGGCCGACCTTGAGCTGCTCGACGCCGCCGCTGACCGCGAAGCCAAGGCCCGCGGCCTCGGCTTCTTCAAGTTCTCCGACAACGAGACCATGCTCAAGGTCATCGCCGGGGAGAAGGCGAAGAAGAACGAGCTGGTGAGCGCCGATTAA
- the aroF gene encoding 3-deoxy-7-phosphoheptulonate synthase produces the protein MIVNMKDVASEEQIQHVIKRVQEAGYQAHVTRGTERTIIACVGSSGRRHEIEALQAAPGVDNCVPIATPFKLVSRQTRPTGTVVKVGNVSIGAHKVVVIAGPCSVESREQMLTAAHGVKASGATMLRGGAYKPRTSPYDFQGLGVEALEILRAAREETGLPVVTEVMGSEDVDLISEYADMLQVGARNMQNYNLLRRLARADKPVLLKRGPSATIKEWLLAAEYLLSGGNANVVLCERGIKTFETDLRNTIDLAAVALAKELSHLPVIADPSHGTGRRSLIAPVSRAAVALGADGLIIEVHPCPERALSDGAQSLDLDGFAEVMRGLGDPMRAVATPQEVPRKYAARAASASGSHDIQSFSF, from the coding sequence ATGATCGTCAACATGAAAGATGTCGCCAGCGAAGAACAGATCCAGCACGTGATCAAGCGGGTGCAGGAAGCGGGCTACCAGGCCCACGTGACCCGCGGCACGGAGCGCACCATCATCGCCTGCGTGGGCAGTTCCGGCCGCCGCCACGAGATCGAGGCGCTGCAGGCCGCTCCCGGCGTGGACAACTGCGTCCCCATCGCCACCCCGTTCAAGCTGGTGAGCCGGCAGACCCGTCCCACCGGCACCGTGGTCAAGGTCGGCAACGTCAGCATCGGCGCCCACAAGGTGGTGGTCATCGCCGGGCCGTGCTCGGTGGAATCGCGCGAGCAGATGCTGACCGCCGCTCACGGCGTCAAGGCCTCCGGCGCCACCATGCTGCGCGGCGGAGCCTACAAGCCTCGCACCTCCCCCTACGACTTCCAGGGCCTGGGCGTGGAAGCGCTGGAGATCCTGCGCGCCGCCCGCGAGGAGACCGGCTTGCCCGTGGTCACCGAGGTTATGGGCAGCGAGGACGTGGACCTGATCTCGGAGTACGCCGACATGCTGCAGGTCGGCGCCCGTAACATGCAGAACTACAATCTGCTGCGCCGCCTGGCGCGCGCCGACAAGCCCGTCCTGCTGAAGCGCGGGCCCTCGGCCACCATCAAGGAGTGGTTGCTCGCCGCCGAGTACCTGCTCTCCGGCGGCAACGCCAATGTGGTGCTCTGCGAGCGCGGCATCAAGACCTTCGAGACCGACCTGCGCAACACCATCGACCTGGCGGCCGTCGCCCTGGCCAAGGAACTCTCCCACCTGCCGGTGATCGCCGATCCCTCGCACGGCACCGGACGGCGCAGCCTGATCGCTCCGGTCTCGCGCGCCGCGGTGGCGCTGGGGGCCGACGGGCTCATCATCGAGGTGCATCCGTGTCCGGAGCGCGCGCTTTCTGATGGCGCGCAGTCTCTCGACCTGGACGGCTTCGCCGAAGTGATGCGCGGCTTGGGCGATCCCATGCGCGCTGTCGCCACCCCGCAGGAGGTTCCGCGCAAGTATGCGGCGCGGGCGGCCAGCGCCTCCGGCTCGCACGACATCCAGAGCTTCAGTTTCTGA
- a CDS encoding saccharopine dehydrogenase C-terminal domain-containing protein, giving the protein MKLLVIGAGMMGSAAAYDMARAEQVESVTLADSDGRKAKAAAARVNKLASGKKVRAVVFDARKPAAAKKLMRGHDGVLSAIPYFFNLGLCKAAIEAGCHFADLGGNNTVVKQEYALSKQAEKKGVGIAPDCGLSPGMASIMAGELMRKAGGKADALKIYVGGLPRNPKPPFYYQLVFSVEGLINEYVEPAKVLRGGKITYLEPLTEPEDFEIRGLPRLIAFHTSGGTSTLPETFQGKVGECFEKTLRYPIHFAMVRLLYDLGLFSSAKRKVGKATIAPRELTAQILSEKFAGNDPDICILRVEAHAQGSVYSYSLFDDYDPSTKMSAMMRTTAWPASIVLQMMCSGKIAKRGGIYQESDVPTPEFVAEMQRRGVSLSYSEESAKLSETGKIQAYVSGRG; this is encoded by the coding sequence AGCTGCCGCGGCGCGGGTGAACAAGCTGGCCAGCGGTAAGAAGGTGCGGGCGGTTGTGTTCGACGCCCGCAAACCGGCGGCGGCGAAGAAGCTGATGCGCGGGCACGATGGCGTGCTCTCCGCCATCCCCTACTTCTTCAACCTTGGTCTGTGCAAGGCGGCCATCGAGGCGGGCTGCCATTTTGCCGACCTGGGCGGCAACAACACCGTGGTCAAGCAGGAATATGCGCTCAGCAAGCAGGCGGAGAAGAAGGGCGTGGGCATCGCGCCGGACTGCGGGCTGTCGCCGGGCATGGCGTCGATCATGGCGGGCGAGCTGATGCGCAAGGCGGGCGGCAAGGCCGACGCGCTGAAGATCTACGTCGGCGGCCTGCCCAGGAATCCCAAGCCGCCGTTCTACTACCAACTGGTGTTCTCGGTGGAGGGGCTGATCAACGAATACGTGGAACCGGCCAAGGTACTGCGCGGCGGCAAGATCACCTACCTCGAGCCGCTGACCGAGCCCGAAGACTTCGAGATCCGCGGCCTGCCCCGGCTGATCGCCTTCCACACCTCGGGCGGGACTTCGACCCTGCCCGAGACCTTCCAGGGCAAGGTGGGCGAGTGCTTCGAGAAGACGCTGCGCTATCCCATCCACTTCGCCATGGTGCGGCTGCTCTACGACCTGGGGCTGTTCTCCAGCGCAAAACGGAAAGTGGGAAAAGCGACGATCGCCCCGCGGGAGCTGACGGCGCAGATCCTAAGCGAGAAATTCGCTGGCAACGATCCCGACATCTGCATCCTGCGGGTGGAGGCGCACGCCCAGGGCTCGGTGTACTCGTATTCCCTGTTCGACGACTACGATCCGAGCACGAAGATGTCGGCGATGATGCGCACCACCGCCTGGCCGGCGTCGATCGTACTGCAGATGATGTGCAGCGGGAAGATCGCCAAGCGCGGCGGCATCTACCAGGAGAGCGACGTGCCGACCCCGGAATTCGTGGCCGAGATGCAGCGCCGCGGGGTAAGCCTGAGCTATTCGGAGGAATCCGCGAAGCTCAGCGAAACAGGCAAGATCCAGGCTTACGTATCGGGGAGGGGCTAG